The following proteins are encoded in a genomic region of Pyricularia oryzae 70-15 chromosome 6, whole genome shotgun sequence:
- a CDS encoding choline transporter: MEDSKRDGSVIVQPGVGEKGGHVNADEARLAEMGHTQELKRHFTILSLIGLASTTTISWTGLGLGIVAEIGAGGPGAIIYGFILVTILQCFLGASLAEFVSSYPTEGGMYHWIAAVAPARFRVFLSFLTGWFTSCGWIFTTASTNLIYAQTLMSLIALYRPEMEIQTWQTFVVYQGLNVITAGVVLFGNRIIPALNKFSLFYLQIGWLVVLVTVVACAPTHQSTEFVFRTWINNTGWDSAPIAFITGLVNPLYALGGLDGVTHITEEMPNPSRNAPLAIAITLTIAFVTGVTYLVALMFSVQDYAALSETNTGMPLAELFRQATGGPGGALGLMMILFIALGPCVVSSQLSTGRVVWAFSRDGALPASRVWARVSSRWGVPFNAQLLVTAVVALLGCLYLGSSTAFNSMLGSAVTINNVAYLIPILTNMMTGRRNMYRGAFFMGKWGWLVNGVTVSWLVFAIVFFSFPYTQPVTVENMNYTCVVLGGLIVLILGWWFVGKGQYKQKIATVKG; this comes from the exons ATGGAAGACTCCAAGCGTGATGGGTCTGTGATTGTGCAACCCGGAGTCGGCGAGAAAGGCGGCCATGTCAACGCCGACGAGGCCAGGTTGGCCGAGATGG GTCACACCCAGGAACTCAAGCGTCACTTCACGATCCTTTCGCTGATTGGATTGGCGTCGACGACCACCATCTCCTGGACTGGTCTCGGTCTCGGTATCGTGGCCGAGATTGGCGCCGGTGGTCCCGGTGCCATCATCTACGGCTTCATTCTCGTCACAATCCTGCAGTGCTTTTTGGGCGCGTCCCTGGCCGAGTTTGTCAGCTCATACCCGACAGAAGGTGGAATGTACCATTGGATCGCCGCAGTGGCCCCCGCCCGGTTCCGCGTCTTTCTCAGTTTCCTGACTGGATGGTTCACCTCGTGCGGTTGGATCTTCACCACGGCGTCGACGAACCTGATCTACGCCCAGACCCTGATGTCGCTCATTGCCCTCTACCGGCCTGAGATGGAGATTCAGACCTGGCAAACCTTTGTGGTCTACCAGGGCCTCAACGTCATCACGGCGGGCGTCGTGCTCTTTGGCAACAGGATCATCCCCGCGCTCAACAAATTCTCCCTCTTCTACCTCCAGATCGGCTGGCTGGTGGTGCTGGTGACGGTCGTGGCCTGCGCGCCGACCCACCAATCTACCGAGTTCGTCTTCCGCACGTGGATCAACAACACGGGCTGGGACTCGGCGCCCATCGCCTTCATCACGGGCCTCGTGAACCCGCTGTACGCGCTGGGCGGGCTCGACGGCGTCACGCACATCACCGAGGAGATGCCCAACCCGTCGCGCAACGCGCCGCTCGCCATCGCCATCACGCTGACCATCGCCTTCGTCACGGGCGTCACCTACCTGGTCGCGCTCATGTTCAGCGTCCAGGACTACGCCGCCCTGTCCGAGACCAACACGGGCATGCCGCTGGCCGAGCTGTTCCGCCAGGCCACCGGCGGCCCCGGCGGCGCCCTGGGCCTCATGATGATCCTCTTCATCGCCCTGGGGCCCTGCGTCGTGTCGTCGCAGCTGTCCACCGGCCGTGTCGTCTGGGCCTTCTCGCGCGACGGAGCCCTGCCCGCCTCCCGGGTCTGGGCCCGCGTCAGCAGCCGCTGGGGCGTGCCGTTCAACGCGCAGCTGCTGGTCACGGCCGTCGTCGCCCTGCTCGGCTGCCTGTACCTGGGCAGCAGCACCGCCTTCAACAGCATGCTGGGGTCGGCCGTCACCATCAACAACGTCGCGTACCTGATCCCCATCCTGACCAACATGATGACGGGCCGCAGGAACATGTACCGTGGCGCCTTTTTCATGGGCAAGTGGGGGTGGTTGGTCAACGGCGTGACGGTGTCGTGGCTCGTCTTTGCCATTGTCTTCTTCAGCTTCCCCTACACCCAGCCTGTGACCGTCGAGAACATGAACTACACCTGCGTGGTGCTCGGCGGACTGATCGTCTTGATCCTCGGGTGGTGGTTTGTCGGCAAGGGCCAGTACAAGCAGAAGATTGCCACGGTCAAGGGGTGA